Below is a window of Terriglobales bacterium DNA.
CGCGCGCGCCGCCCAGCCCCAGGACCTGGCCACCATCATGTACACCTCGGGCACCACCGGCCGCTCCAAGGGCGTCATGCTCACCCACGAGAACCTGTGCAGCAACCTCGACCGGTCGAACCAGGACTTCGAGATGGGCCCCGCGGACCTCTGCATCTCCTACCTTCCCCTCTCGCATATCACCGCCCGCCACCTCGACTACTGGCTCTTCCAGGACGGCGTCACCATCGCCTATTGCCCCAACGTGGACGAGCTGCACCGCACCATGCTGGAGACCCGCCCCACCCTCTTCGTGGGCGTCCCTCGTGTCTACGAGAAGATCTACAACGCGGTGCAGCACGCCGCCGGGAACGGCTTCAAGCGCTCGCTCTACAACTGGGCGGTCAAGGTGGGCGCCGCCCATCGCGACCAGGTCGTGGCCGGCAAGATCCCCGGCGGGCCCGCCTGGAAGCTGGCCGACCTGATCCTGTACTCGCGCGTGCGCCAGGCCTTCGGCGGGCGCGTGCGCGCCTACATCTCCGGGGGCGCACCCCTGGGCAAGGAGCTCTCGGAGTGGTATGCCTCGGTGGGCATCCCCATTTACGAGGGCTACGGGTTGACCGAGACCTCGCCCGTGATCGCCATCAACGTTCCCGGCGCGCTCAAGCTGGGTACCGTGGGCAGGCCCCTGCCCAACGTGGAGTGCAAGATCGCTGCCGACGGCGAGATCCTGGTGCGCGGCAAGTCCATCTTTCAGGCCTACTGGAACCGGCCCGAGGAGACCCGGGAGGCCTTCCTCGACGGCTGGTTCAAGACCGGCGACATCGGCACCCTCGACCCAGACGGCTTCCTCACCATCACCGACCGCAAGAAGGACCTGATCAAGACCTCAGGGGGGAAGTTCATCGCCCCGCAGCCCCTCGAGGCCGCGCTCAAGGCCAACGTGATGGTGGAGCAGGCGGTGGTCATCGGCGACCGCCGCAAGTTCTCGGTGGTGGTGATGGTGCCGCACTTCCCGCTGCTGGAGGACTGGGCGCGGGTCAACAACGTGAAGTTCGGCTCGCGCGAGGAATTGATCGCCGCCGAGCCCGTGCGCGCCCTCTACGACGCCGTCGTGGGCGAGCTCAACCAGGGTCTCGCCCAGTTCGAGACCATCAAGCGCGTGCTACTGGTGCCCGAGGATTTCACCATCGCCGGCGGCGAGCTGACCCCCACCATGAAGCTGCGCCGCCGGGTGGTGGAGGAGAAGTACAAGGAGCGCATCGACGCCCTCTACCGCGAGGCCGAGGCCGCCTACCGCTCCGAGGCCGGCAGCCTGAAATAGCCGCGCTGCCGTGCTTCTTCTTGATCTCGAGCGCAGTGAGAGACCTCTATCGTCACGAGGCCGCTGTAGCT
It encodes the following:
- a CDS encoding long-chain fatty acid--CoA ligase, translating into ARAAQPQDLATIMYTSGTTGRSKGVMLTHENLCSNLDRSNQDFEMGPADLCISYLPLSHITARHLDYWLFQDGVTIAYCPNVDELHRTMLETRPTLFVGVPRVYEKIYNAVQHAAGNGFKRSLYNWAVKVGAAHRDQVVAGKIPGGPAWKLADLILYSRVRQAFGGRVRAYISGGAPLGKELSEWYASVGIPIYEGYGLTETSPVIAINVPGALKLGTVGRPLPNVECKIAADGEILVRGKSIFQAYWNRPEETREAFLDGWFKTGDIGTLDPDGFLTITDRKKDLIKTSGGKFIAPQPLEAALKANVMVEQAVVIGDRRKFSVVVMVPHFPLLEDWARVNNVKFGSREELIAAEPVRALYDAVVGELNQGLAQFETIKRVLLVPEDFTIAGGELTPTMKLRRRVVEEKYKERIDALYREAEAAYRSEAGSLK